A part of Sander vitreus isolate 19-12246 chromosome 8, sanVit1, whole genome shotgun sequence genomic DNA contains:
- the LOC144522340 gene encoding LOW QUALITY PROTEIN: uncharacterized protein LOC144522340 (The sequence of the model RefSeq protein was modified relative to this genomic sequence to represent the inferred CDS: deleted 2 bases in 1 codon) codes for MGGNSPSHLSREDGEGGGITFVKGIRLSDKVIHRMKQSSKVVDPQLSQNGRRPPQTHETQTPIPVPPPSVQHLIPLLTPPPLVEPVPPVKLVPPPPVKFHSLPPPVESKSPPVPALVISHPAPPPPPPQEAPATPPSVEPPPAVKVHSLPPTSVEPEAPPKTPPLTDTVVSTPTPPSPPPPQAPVELESPPPPPAVVDPVILPPVESFIPPHIEPETPSETIFKPVVLAPPVESAVASPEPLASPLPSETPPTTIEPAAVAPSVEPLEVVVLSAPPVETIQPPATVDFTPVEAVVLPPKVETTLVEPAVPPAAVEKEVPPVVALAVNPPPPCELLPPPPSPEPVAAPSPPPEPVAAPFPPPEPVAAPFPLQSRWRHPLEPVAAPSPPPETVAAPSPPPEPVAAPSPPPEPVAAPSPPPEPVAAPSPPPEPVAAPSPPPEPVAAPSPPPEPVAAPSPPPEPVAAPSPPPEPVAAPSPPPEPVAAPSPPPEPVEAPPPPPELTFEEPSLSCHCVELAIRPTDAPVCEPVLEPLAPPLPAPTPPAEEPAITLSLHPVVEDEVLAVASVPPPAAAPPVPPEVVEEELRQKIKEEMQMSLEEEINQKRQELQRQLKEMRAQAQAEAQAAAQAQVEEQVKKTLEGEKAAYVENLTDSIMKERMKTDDERLMVQLYRMELKAHQLEERANELMKRDALYKEHIAKLEAKCTEFYKVTAESFHKGKEETHIRFARFNIQPVCGDLQSQILKCYKENTGKTLSCSSIASAYMQCVDNAKKNKLSTRG; via the exons ATGGGGGGAAACAGCCCGAGTCACCTCTCTCGTGAGGATGGTGAAGGCGGAGGAATTACTTTTGTGAAGGGCATTCGG CTGTCAGATAAAGTCATCCATCGGATGAAACAGTCTTCAAAGGTCGTCGATCCTCAGCTCTCTCAGAATGGACGTCGTCCTCCACAAACACATGAAACCCAAACACCCATtccagtcccccccccctctgtccaACACTTGATACCTCTTCTGACACCACCTCCATTAGTGGAACCTGTTCCTCCTGTAAAACtcgttcctcctcctcctgtaaAGTTTCACTCCCTGCCTCCACCTGTAGAGAGCAAATCTCCACCTGTACCTGCCCTTGTAATCTCACACCCCgctccaccacctcctcctccccaaGAAGCCCCAGCCACACCTCCATCAGTGGAACCTCCTCCTGCTGTAAAGGTTCACTCCCTGCCTCCTACTTCTGTGGAGCCTGAGGCCCCGCCAAAAACTCCACCTCTGACCGACACTGTTGTCTCAACCCCTACACCtccatctccacctcctccacaaGCACCTGTGGAGCTTgaatctcctcctcctccacctgctGTAGTGGATCCAGTAATTCTACCTCCTGTTGAATCCTTTATCCCACCCCATATAGAACCAGAAACCCCGTCAGAAACCATCTTTAAACCTGTTGTCCTAGCTCCACCTGTAGAATCAGCTGTAGCATCACCTGAACCTTTAGCTTCACCTCTGCCGTCTGAAACACCTCCAACTACTATTGAGCCTGCTGCTGTAGCTCCCTCTGTTGAACCTCTTGAAGTGGTTGTCTTGTCTGCACCACCAGTGGAAACCATTCAACCTCCGGCCACTGTTGATTTTACACCAGTTGAAGCTGTAGTTTTACCTCCCAAAGTGGAGACGACTCTTGTTGAGCCTGCAGTCCCACCTGCTGCAGTTGAAAAAGAAGTGCCTCCAGTCGTGGCTCTAGCTGTCAATCCACCGCCTCCATGTGAACTGCTCCCACCTCCACCTTCTCCAGAGCCGGTGGCAGCGCCCTCTCCCCCTCCAGAGCCGGTGGCGGCACCCTTTCCCCCTCCAGAGCCGGTGGCGGCACCCTTTCCCCTCCAGAGCCGGTGGCGGCACCCTCTC GAGCCGGTGGCGGCGCCCTCTCCCCCACCAGAGACGGTGGCGGCACCCTCTCCCCCTCCAGAGCCGGTGGCGGCACCCTCTCCCCCTCCAGAGCCGGTGGCGGCACCCTCTCCCCCTCCAGAGCCGGTGGCGGCACCCTCTCCCCCTCCAGAGCCGGTGGCGGCACCCTCTCCCCCTCCAGAGCCGGTGGCGGCACCCTCTCCCCCTCCAGAGCCGGTGGCGGCACCCTCTCCCCCACCAGAGCCGGTGGCGGCACCCTCTCCCCCACCAGAGCCGGTGGCGGCACCCTCTCCCCCACCAGAGCCGGTGGCAGCACCCTCTCCTCCACCAGAGCCGGTGGAAgcaccccctccccctccagaGCTCACTTTTGAAGAGCCCTCGCTGTCCTGTCACTGTGTAGAGCTGGCCATCAGACCCACTGATGCACCTGTATGTGAACCCGTCTTAGAGCCTCTGGCACCACCTCTACCTGCTCCAACTCCCCCTGCTGAGGAGCCCGCCATAACCCTGTCTCTGCACCCTGTTGTTGAGGACGAAGTGCTTGCTGTCGCCTCAGTGCCCCCACCTGCAGCAG CCCCGCCTGTTCCTCCTGAAGTGGTGGAGGAAGAGTTGAGGCAGAAGATCAAAGAGGAAATGCAGATGAGTCTGGAGGAGGAGATCAATCAGAAGAGGCAGGAGCTGCAGCGACA GCTGAAGGAGATGAGAGCTCAGGCTCAAGCAGAGGCCCAAGCAGCCGCTCAGGCTCAGGTGGAGGAGCAGGTGAAAAAGACGCTGGAGGGGGAGAAGGCGGCGTACGTGGAGAACCTGACTGACTCCATCATGAAGGAGCGAATGAAGACTGACGACGAAAGGCTCATGGTGCAGCTTTAT CGGATGGAGCTGAAG GCTCATCAGCTGGAGGAGAGAGCGAACGAGTTGATGAAACGAGACGCTCTCTACAAGGAACATATCGCAAAACTTGAAGCTAAG TGCACCGAGTTTTACAAAGTGACTGCTGAGAGCTTCCACAAGGGCAAGGAAGAGACTCACATCCGCTTTGC GCGTTTCAATATCCAGCCGGTGTGTGGTGACTTGCAGAGTCAGATTTTAAAATGCTACAAGGAGAACACAGGAAAGACTCTGTCCTGCTCAAGTATCGCCTCGGCCTACATGCAGTGTGTGGACAACGCCAAGAAG AATAAATTGAGCACTAGAGGTTAA